One region of Malania oleifera isolate guangnan ecotype guangnan chromosome 6, ASM2987363v1, whole genome shotgun sequence genomic DNA includes:
- the LOC131157821 gene encoding cytochrome P450 734A1-like has protein sequence MMEEVLIYLVVLVVVLKAALVLWWKPRKIQDHFSKQGIRGPPYRFFIGNVKELVGLMLKASSQPMPNFSHNILPRVLSFYHHWKKIYGATFLVWFGPTFRLTVSDPDLIREIFTSKSEFYEKKEAHPIIKQLEGDGLLSLKGQKWAHHRKIISPTFHMENLKLSIPAVAKSVTEMLDKWSEMADSDGEVEIEVSEWFQTLTEDVITRTAFGSSYEDGKVIFQLQAQQMQLANEAFRKVLIIPGYRFLPTRRNMNSWKLEREIKRSLEELIGRRRKENGGNGIPENGPKDLLGLMIRASSGERGESNSFAPSPRITVQDIVEECKGFFFAGKHTTSNLLTWTAVLLAMHPQWQVVARDEVMRVCGARDVPTKDDVSKLKMLSMILNESLRLYPPTIATIRRAKSDVELGGYKIPRGTELLIPILAVHHDQAIWGSDANEFNPARFSEGVARATKHSVAFIPFGLGVRMCIGQNLALLQAKLALAILLKRFSFRLAPSYQHAPTVLMLLYPQYGAPIIFQRLADPTRPTHSEDQGS, from the exons ATGATGGAGGAGGTCCTCATCTACTTGGTAGTGCTGGTGGTGGTGTTGAAGGCCGCACTGGTGCTGTGGTGGAAACCCAGAAAAATCCAAGACCATTTCTCCAAACAGGGAATTAGAGGACCCCCATATCGCTTCTTCATTGGGAATGTGAAGGAGCTTGTGGGTTTGATGCTCAAGGCCTCTTCCCAGCCCATGCCCAATTTCTCCCACAACATTCTCCCAAGAGTTCTCTCCTTCTACCACCATTGGAAGAAAATCTATG GTGCAACATTCCTGGTGTGGTTCGGACCCACGTTTCGCCTCACCGTCTCCGATCCCGACCTCATTCGGGAAATCTTCACCTCCAAATCTGAATTCTACGAGAAGAAAGAGGCTCACCCCATTATCAAGCAGCTTGAAGGTGATGGACTGTTGAGCCTCAAAGGCCAAAAATGGGCACACCACAGAAAAATTATCTCGCCCACCTTCCACATGGAGAACCTCAAG TTGTCCATACCGGCGGTGGCGAAGAGCGTGACGGAAATGCTGGACAAGTGGTCGGAAATGGCGGATTCCGACGGGGAGGTGGAAATTGAAGTCTCGGAGTGGTTCCAGACATTGACGGAAGATGTGATTACGCGAACGGCGTTTGGGAGTAGCTACGAAGATGGGAAAGTCATTTTCCAATTGCAGGCGCAGCAAATGCAGCTCGCTAACGAAGCATTCCGGAAAGTTTTAATTATTCCTGGATATCG ATTCCTACCCACCAGGAGAAATATGAATTCTTGGAAACTGGAGAGGGAGATAAAGAGATCTCTGGAGGAGCTCATCGGCCGGCGCCGGAAAGAGAACGGCGGAAACGGGATCCCGGAGAATGGGCCGAAGGATTTGCTGGGGCTCATGATTCGAGCGAGTTCCGGGGAAAGGGGGGAATCGAATTCTTTTGCGCCGTCGCCGAGGATTACAGTGCAGGACATCGTGGAGGAGTGCAAGGGGTTCTTCTTCGCCGGGAAGCACACGACGTCGAATTTGCTGACGTGGACGGCGGTTCTGCTGGCAATGCACCCGCAGTGGCAGGTGGTGGCACGTGACGAGGTGATGAGGGTGTGCGGAGCACGTGACGTGCCCACCAAAGATGATGTTTCCAAGCTTAAGATG TTGAGCATGATCTTGAATGAATCCTTGCGTTTATATCCGCCCACGATTGCAACGATCAGGCGAGCTAAAAGTGACGTGGAGCTCGGGGGCTACAAGATCCCTCGTGGGACCGAGCTTTTGATTCCAATCTTAGCCGTTCATCACGATCAGGCGATATGGGGAAGCGACGCGAACGAGTTCAATCCCGCACGATTCTCCGAGGGAGTGGCCCGTGCAACAAAGCATTCCGTGGCGTTCATTCCTTTTGGGCTTGGGGTCCGCATGTGCATCGGACAAAATCTAGCGCTTCTCCAAGCTAAGCTTGCGCTCGCCATCCTACTGAAGCGCTTCTCCTTCCGCCTCGCCCCGTCTTATCAACACGCACCAACGGTGCTGATGCTGCTATACCCCCAGTATGGTGCGCCCATCATCTTCCAAAGGTTGGCGGACCCCACAAGGCCCACGCATTCTGAAGATCAAGGGTCCTAA